The DNA region CCACCCTTTATCAGCTTGCAATTTGACAAACTCAGCAAATATCTTGATATCttcatcttccaaacgagctcCAAATGTACACTGCCCTCGAGGCATGCATTCTTTACCAAATCCCTGCATGAAAATTGAAGCCCCTAAACATAAACTATGAAGAATGAAGAATAATCATAAAGACAAAAGCTAATTCTAAATTCTCAAGTCTATACAATTACAATATATCTCACCGGCATTCTTCCTTTGCCATAGTATGTGATGCGGTAGATTTCTTCTTCTGTATCAACTCCATTTCTGTACAGCAACATCAGAAGAAAGAAACATTGATTCACGCCTTCACTTTAGGGCAGAGAGCAATTCACAATGAGAGTTCTCAGGTTTCTTTACCTTTGTAAATCCTTTGTGTATAGAGTTGATCCCTgtaagaaaataaaaatcaattttgTGTTTGCTAGAACATTAAGAAAAGTTATGTTGAAGAGGATGATATGCTTACTGGTTGTATAATGTTTCCACCTGCATCGTGACATCCAATACATGTTTGACGGAACAATGAGGCTCCTCTTAGGATATCTAGGGTTTGGGCACTTGAAACTGTAGAACAAGAAAAGTGATTGGCAATTTGGCATGGGAGAAGTAGTGCAATTTGAATAGAAGCGCAGGGGCAATTTAGTATTTTAGACAGGAGCAAACCTGGAGTGACGCAAATTGGAGAAAAAAGCAGGAATGCAGCAGCAAGAGGAGGAGCCAGGGTGGTGAAAAACTTGACTTGGTTTGTCTTTGTAGGAATGGGCTTCAACTGGTTCTTCCTCTGTTGGAGGGGCATCAGATATGTCTGCAATCTTATGAatatcaaaatcaaaatcaaaaagTTGAGTATTGAAAAATGTTCTACATGCATGGTTTTAAATTGCAGTTGTGGAAATTGTAGTTTTAATGTTGCTGATCAACATCCGCAATTATAGTTGTGGAGTGCAATTTAAAACTAAGATTTGTATGCACAAGTCTGTAAAAGTTTTTAGTTGTAATTACATAGACACATACCTATAACCCCACTCATTGTCATACCACGAGACCAGCTTCACAAAGGACTTACTAAGCCCAATCCCAGCCTTAGCATCAAAGATACTCGACCTGTTAATAAgaaatacatttaaattaaaaCGCTTACTTGGCAAACAAACATATCCTAACACAACAGAAAAAACTGCGACTAATATCATAAAAGAGCGAGATAAATAAAGTTTAGTTTTAAGACAAATAAAAATCTGCTTTGAGCATATGtaaatgaaaattcaaaatgTGCATAATACCAGATTTTAGCATGTATACTAGATAAAAGGCACAAGAGTCTGTCCTCTTAAAGATGCTGATAGTGATCTAAATTTGAAATACAGCAACATTTACTTTACCTTGAATCACCAACAAAGTCATTAGAGACAACATCCTCATCTGTGTATCCAAGAATTCCCTTCAATTGTCCCTCTGAAGCGTGCCTTCATTTTTTTTCAGTAGCAAAGTAATAGAAAACCAACGAATGGTTAGTACAAAACAACTCGACATGAGAGAATATAAGCCGGGTCAGAAAAGTAAGAGACATACTTTATTGCTGCTTTAACATCTTCATAGGAGGCATTCTTTTGAAGCCGACAGGTTAAATCCACAACAGAAACATTAGGAGTAGGAACACGAAAGGCCATTCCAGTGAGTTTTCCATTTAGCTCGGGAAGAACTTTTCCAACAGCCTGGAATTTCACAAAGTGCAAAACTAATTTAATAAATGTAATTGGTAAGCACAGAAACTCTTATGGCCATCCATCTCTTTACCTTTGCAGCACCGGTAGAACTTGGAATTATATTTTGAGCTGCACCTCTTCCCCATCATTGATTTCCTGCTGCAAATCCTTCGGATCCTTTCCATCAACAGTGCATCCAACCGAGACACACGCATATTAGATAAGTAAATCCATAAACATTGTTTTTCATTAACACATATCCATGAAAAACAATGTTATTAATGGTGCATGGATCATTTATAAATTAACTAATCCATCCATAAATGTTATTACATCATAGCACCATGCTACATCCTATCCCATCACATGGTTACATGGTTACATGGTTTTGATCAAAAGATAAAAAAGGGTATCTCGCTTTGAATGGCAGCCTTAACCTAATGATTCTTCCATGCTCCACCTATCCACTTGCCATGCCATGTTAAATTCCCTTTGGGCCTGCAAATAAACATCAAGCATTCATCGATACATCATAATAGTCCCACCTCAAGCAACAACCATATCATTCAACAATTGCAGCAAGCTCAACATTCCATTCATCAACAGTGCATCAACATAACCGAGCAAATTAGAAAACAACGGTGCAATATCAAGAATCATTTGGCAGTCATGGAtaaaacaataacaacaataaatACATCTGTTCATAGAAGTAACAATCATAAAAGAGCTATCATTCAACATAAAAACACTAAACTAACAAGAACCCATCCAAAGTTAACTAACAGTTTGTAACAGAATATAGCAGGGCAACATCATAACGTAATTAACACTTAACAACTCATTTTCAAACTAACAGTATATGTATCTTCGTTCACATTTcacttgaatttgaatttgaatttgaatttggtgaCTAACAAACCATTTCATTTCTAACTGAAAATGGAATTTCATTTGAATTCACGTATCATTTCGTAACAGATTCAAAGCCTTTTAAATTCATCTTCACACTTCACATTTAAGGGGGTTCACGTTTTTCCAGAAATACTCTCAACCTCTCTTATTTGTTTCCCTCTTAACCTCACACACAAACACCTTCCCTCACCAATTCATTCACGCGAAGATTCAATCCCTCACAGTTCTCTCCCAACTCATAGTTCTCTCTCAATCACTCTATCTCCTTCAAGCAGAGCCTCTCAATCCTCTCAAAGCAACAACAAGAGTTCATAGTAGAAGAAGAGATCATAGTGAAGAAGAATAAGGATATTAATTTAATCTTGAAGAGATGTTTTTGGTAGAAGTTACCTGAAGTAACATAGGAGTTTGAATATTCGAGCTTATTGTCAATCGCTTTGAAGAGACGTCAGAGCTACTCCGGCCAATAAGCTCTTTTGCATTTCTCCTTCAGTTCATCTTCAACCTGTGCCAAGATGTAGACCTTAGCCTAGGGAATTGAATCCCTAAATGAGTTGGCATCAACTTCCTTTCCCTTGCGTTTAATTTCTGGAAGATTGATTTAGGGTTCTTGTGACATTAGGCTCGATTTGGTTGATTGGTTAGGAATTAGATGAAATTGATGGTGAAGTCGGATAGAGGACTTTGGAACAAGACAAATGATATAGGTTTTATATTGTTTGGATCTCCCGCCTCCGCCATAGGCAATTTCCGGTCTTTTTCGGGGAGAGACCGAGGGGACCGATCTTGGGAGCGAGGGAACTCGCCGCTCCGACTTCACCTCCGGTGACGCGGACGTAAACTTCGACGACTTGGGATGGGTCGAGCTTGGGAGGCATTGTGGAGAGGTTTTAGGGGAAATAGGGTTTCACACGGCGAAATGAAGAAGCAGCCGCAACTAAATGAAGAAATGAACAgatttttttaattgaaagactttaaacagcgctttctcaaaagcgctgactaaggtctatatttaaaagcgctttctaaaagcgctctctaagggggggtcttagacagcgctttctaaaagcgctgtctaagacccccccttagacagcgctttcattatttttttagaacattttccgtgttttatttttattttaaccttagacagcgctttcttttaaaagcgctgtcttagatgcgctgttaaaaaacctttttggcgtagtgaattctccctaaaaaatggagacctatggtaacttCTTTGAAGCTAGCAAAGAATATTAATAGTattagtcttgaagaacttgttagttctttgaGAAGCCCCGAGATTGAActcgaggaagatgaacctcataAGTGAGGTAAATCTATTTCTTTAAAGTCTAAGATTGAGAAGACGAATAGATTATCAAGATGAGGAAGAATCAAAAGATTTTGATGAAGAATtagaagatgatgatgagttgtaTCTGATTTCAAAGAGGGTCAACAGACTCTAGAAGCACATGCATAATGTTCAAGGAAAGTTCAGAGAAGCTAGAAGGACTGCTGGTCGTTCTGATTCTTCGTCTGGACAGAAGAAGCAAGGTTCTGGTAAAGAGGTTATCTACTTTGAGTGCAATGAGACATACCACAAGAATGAATGTCCTAAGATGAAAAAGGATAGAAGGCCTAAGAAGAATTTTTCTACAGGAAAGAAGAGGCTGATGGCTACATGAGACGACTCAAAATTAGAAGAATAAGATTCTGACCAGGAACAAGCCAGTGTTGCATTGATGGCAACAACAGCTGATCCAGAAGGTTCTGAAGAACCAGAAGACAAGGTGTTGTTAGAATCAGAATAAGACTTTGAttcagaagaggtattttctcACCTATTTCGTTCTGGTTTAGAATCATGTCTCTCTGAAATACTGGAAAAGTACTAGAGTCTTCAAATTAggtacaaggaccttaaacaagtccaagtagttGCTTCTGAAACTCACAGTGATCTTGAGAAATATATTTCTTCTCTAAATGAAAAAGTtttttctttagaaagtaacaactctaCTTTGAAAAGTAAAACTTCAAAACTAGAGGAAGAAATAGTCtcagaagcttctggtactgattgCGTCATAAGATATGACAGAGTATTCCAGTACTTTATGACTAAAAGCATAAGTAGAAAAAAATGGCTtctttgatctatggagttaTAAGAAATTGCAAGAAAGGTTTAGGTTATATAGAATCTCAAAAACTTgacgaaagtcagaaggtaaaaccATAACCTCTCTATGAGCATTTCTTGCCTGGTGGCACTGAGCTTGATGTTTCTGCACAGACACAGAAACCTACATAAGGTAAGAGCTCAGTTTTGAAACCTAAATATCATGCATAAATTCCCCATGATTATCCTTCTACAAAAAGgcccaaagttgtaagaaactaTGGGAAAGCTAACAAAAGAGGACCCAAAAtatgggtacctaaggataagatAATTTATGTTACAAATATCTTTAGCAGCTCAGTtgaaacaccaatcatggtacctggatAATGTATGCTCGTGACATATGACAGAcagaaggtctatgttccaaga from Lathyrus oleraceus cultivar Zhongwan6 chromosome 1, CAAS_Psat_ZW6_1.0, whole genome shotgun sequence includes:
- the LOC127103386 gene encoding glyceraldehyde-3-phosphate dehydrogenase GAPCP1, chloroplastic, with translation MTQSVPEASETISSSSFEVLLFKVELLLSKEKTFSFREEIYFSRSLGAAQNIIPSSTGAAKAVGKVLPELNGKLTGMAFRVPTPNVSVVDLTCRLQKNASYEDVKAAIKHASEGQLKGILGYTDEDVVSNDFVGDSRSSIFDAKAGIGLSKSFVKLVSWYDNEWGYRYVSM
- the LOC127130535 gene encoding cytochrome c6, chloroplastic; this encodes MPLQQRKNQLKPIPTKTNQVKFFTTLAPPLAAAFLLFSPICVTPVSSAQTLDILRGASLFRQTCIGCHDAGGNIIQPGSTLYTKDLQRNGVDTEEEIYRITYYGKGRMPGFGKECMPRGQCTFGARLEDEDIKIFAEFVKLQADKGWPSVETEEK